A region of Maridesulfovibrio sp. DNA encodes the following proteins:
- a CDS encoding NAD(+)/NADH kinase, translated as MSRRFSLEFHEGIQVSVAAILANPASGKDIRRLIAHGSVFDNQEKVRMVRRLILGLERAGVTKILYMPDSYQIIPRALNSISPSIPVEAVEMPVRNNQTDTTVAAGIMETLGAKCLIILGGDGTSRVACKGTVAVPILPLSTGTNNVFPYMGEATVAGLAAGLVASGRLPVQECCYRSCMFDILVDGKVEDIALVDAAVYNDVFLASKAVWQMEKVPQLFLTRCCACSIGLSAIGGQLREILPEEPCGLALELGESPYTTVTASIAPGMFAEVPIQKMSEMAPGELFNISVSPGLVAVDGEREVEIPCGSSAGIRLNTDGPMVVDIRKTMDLARDAGLFR; from the coding sequence TTGTCCCGGCGGTTCTCCCTTGAATTTCATGAGGGCATACAAGTGAGTGTCGCAGCAATATTGGCCAACCCTGCATCCGGCAAGGATATTCGGCGTCTGATAGCCCATGGCAGTGTTTTCGATAATCAGGAAAAAGTACGTATGGTCCGCAGGCTTATTCTCGGACTGGAACGTGCCGGGGTTACCAAGATTCTCTATATGCCGGATTCCTACCAGATCATCCCGCGTGCCCTTAATTCCATTTCGCCATCCATCCCTGTCGAAGCGGTAGAAATGCCCGTCAGAAACAATCAGACGGATACGACTGTAGCTGCGGGCATAATGGAGACACTTGGCGCGAAGTGTCTCATCATCCTTGGAGGGGACGGCACCAGCAGAGTTGCTTGCAAGGGAACTGTTGCCGTCCCCATTTTACCGCTTTCAACCGGCACGAACAATGTTTTCCCGTACATGGGTGAAGCGACTGTGGCCGGATTGGCGGCGGGGCTGGTAGCCAGCGGAAGACTCCCGGTTCAGGAGTGCTGCTATCGGTCGTGTATGTTCGACATTCTCGTTGATGGTAAAGTGGAAGACATAGCGTTGGTCGATGCAGCTGTTTATAATGACGTTTTTCTAGCCTCAAAGGCGGTCTGGCAAATGGAGAAAGTTCCTCAGCTTTTTTTGACACGCTGTTGTGCCTGTTCTATAGGTCTTTCTGCTATAGGAGGCCAACTGCGGGAAATCCTTCCTGAAGAGCCTTGCGGACTGGCCCTTGAGCTTGGGGAAAGCCCATATACAACTGTAACCGCTTCAATCGCTCCGGGCATGTTCGCTGAAGTGCCCATTCAAAAAATGTCCGAGATGGCTCCGGGTGAGCTCTTTAACATCAGCGTATCCCCCGGCCTTGTTGCCGTGGATGGTGAGCGGGAAGTTGAAATTCCGTGCGGATCAAGCGCCGGCATACGTCTTAACACAGACGGGCCTATGGTAGTGGATATCCGCAAAACCATGGATCTGGCCAGGGATGCAGGCCTTTTCCGTTAA
- a CDS encoding alpha-ketoacid dehydrogenase subunit beta, which produces MSEKTYLQALNEALRQEMERDENVFILGEDVGQFGGCFGVTQGLYDEFGENRVMDTPITESAIVGAATGAAFSGLRPVAELMFVDFIGVSMDQLFNQAAKMRYMFGGKSTVPMTLRMPQGAGIGAAAQHSQCLESWFMNIPGLKVAIPSTPYDAKGLLISAIRDDNPVVFLEHKMLYGVSGEVPDESYTIEIGKADIKREGSDVTIVATSQMVYTALAAAEKLAAEGIEAEIVDPRCVLPLDTDTILESVKKTHALVVAHEAVQFAGPGAEIAAFVAEEGLEYLDAPVKRVGAPFCPVPFSPPLEQHYIPGVDDIVEAVKSIR; this is translated from the coding sequence ATGTCCGAAAAAACATACCTTCAAGCACTCAATGAAGCTTTGAGACAGGAAATGGAGCGTGATGAGAATGTTTTCATTCTCGGCGAAGACGTGGGACAGTTCGGCGGTTGCTTCGGCGTCACTCAGGGGCTTTACGATGAGTTCGGCGAAAATCGCGTCATGGATACGCCTATTACCGAAAGCGCCATTGTCGGCGCAGCCACCGGTGCAGCTTTTAGCGGTCTGCGTCCGGTTGCGGAACTTATGTTTGTTGATTTCATCGGTGTATCCATGGACCAGCTCTTTAACCAGGCAGCCAAGATGCGCTACATGTTCGGCGGTAAATCAACTGTGCCCATGACCCTGCGTATGCCTCAGGGTGCCGGTATCGGTGCCGCTGCCCAGCATTCCCAATGCCTTGAATCATGGTTCATGAACATTCCCGGACTCAAGGTGGCAATCCCGTCAACTCCTTATGATGCCAAGGGCCTGCTTATCAGCGCAATCCGTGATGACAACCCCGTAGTATTCCTTGAGCACAAGATGCTTTACGGCGTCAGCGGAGAGGTGCCGGACGAAAGTTATACCATTGAAATCGGTAAAGCCGACATCAAACGCGAAGGCAGTGATGTAACCATCGTTGCTACCTCCCAGATGGTATACACAGCTCTGGCTGCAGCGGAGAAACTGGCTGCCGAAGGCATTGAAGCTGAAATAGTCGATCCCCGTTGCGTCCTGCCCCTTGATACCGACACCATTCTTGAATCGGTCAAAAAAACGCATGCACTGGTTGTTGCCCATGAAGCAGTACAGTTCGCCGGTCCCGGTGCCGAAATCGCAGCATTTGTTGCCGAAGAAGGACTCGAATATCTTGATGCCCCTGTAAAGCGGGTCGGCGCCCCCTTCTGCCCCGTCCCCTTTTCTCCTCCTCTGGAACAGCACTACATCCCCGGAGTGGATGATATTGTTGAGGCAGTAAAGAGCATTCGTTAA
- a CDS encoding thiamine pyrophosphate-dependent dehydrogenase E1 component subunit alpha has translation MALSKKTLTQMYETMNRIRLFELKLQELFAAGEIPGFVHLYLGEEAVATGACSVLSDADMISSTHRGHGHLLAKGGDVKLMMAEIFGRQTGYCKGKGGSMHIADLDLGILGANGIVGGGGPLAAGAALAAKYKKTDNVTLCFFGDGASNQGTTQESLNMASAWKLPLVFVNENNGYGISCPQCKSMAVVDIADRAAAYDMPGVVVDGNDVLAVQEAIAEAVKRARKGEGPSLVECKTYRWRGHFEGDACTYRCDEELKEWMAKDPIPRFEAKLIESKTLTQKELDEIKARIGKEIDEAVAFAKESPMPQSSALMEDVYA, from the coding sequence ATGGCTCTCAGCAAGAAGACATTGACCCAAATGTACGAAACCATGAACAGGATCAGACTGTTCGAGCTGAAGCTGCAGGAACTTTTCGCCGCGGGCGAAATTCCGGGCTTCGTTCACCTTTACCTCGGAGAGGAAGCTGTCGCCACCGGAGCATGTTCCGTGCTCAGCGATGCCGATATGATTTCCAGTACCCACCGCGGCCACGGACATCTTCTGGCCAAGGGCGGTGATGTAAAGCTGATGATGGCTGAAATTTTCGGCAGACAGACCGGCTATTGCAAAGGCAAGGGCGGTTCCATGCACATTGCCGACCTTGATCTCGGAATCCTTGGTGCCAACGGCATCGTTGGTGGCGGCGGACCTCTTGCTGCAGGAGCCGCACTTGCTGCCAAATACAAGAAAACCGACAATGTCACCCTGTGCTTTTTCGGTGACGGCGCTTCCAACCAGGGTACCACACAGGAGTCGCTGAACATGGCCAGTGCATGGAAGCTTCCGCTGGTCTTTGTAAACGAAAATAACGGCTACGGCATTTCCTGCCCGCAGTGCAAATCCATGGCTGTTGTAGACATTGCCGACCGTGCCGCTGCATACGATATGCCCGGCGTGGTTGTTGACGGCAACGATGTTCTGGCCGTGCAGGAAGCTATTGCCGAAGCGGTTAAACGTGCCCGTAAAGGTGAAGGTCCTTCACTTGTTGAATGCAAGACCTATCGCTGGCGCGGCCATTTCGAAGGTGACGCGTGTACCTACCGCTGTGACGAAGAGCTGAAGGAGTGGATGGCCAAAGATCCTATTCCCCGCTTTGAAGCCAAGCTCATTGAAAGCAAGACCCTTACCCAGAAAGAACTGGATGAGATCAAAGCACGCATCGGCAAGGAAATTGATGAGGCTGTAGCATTTGCCAAAGAAAGTCCCATGCCGCAGAGCAGCGCGCTGATGGAAGATGTTTACGCTTAA
- a CDS encoding Lin0512 family protein gives MARKRFAIELGYAADLHGEDMTKAAVRAVRDAVSRICLCGIVEICGRDRFQGVYVHAELAVPDPEKVDREAVLAAIPIGETSLNVCTGGISVPGIEVPCFGAGVSNIVAACAALTISIETDMGGTGNQ, from the coding sequence ATGGCAAGAAAACGGTTTGCCATCGAACTTGGCTACGCTGCTGACCTGCACGGAGAAGATATGACGAAGGCTGCAGTCCGTGCCGTTCGCGACGCGGTGTCGCGGATATGTCTGTGCGGTATTGTGGAGATCTGCGGTCGGGATCGGTTTCAGGGCGTTTACGTTCACGCCGAGCTGGCCGTGCCCGATCCGGAAAAAGTCGACCGGGAAGCCGTGCTTGCCGCTATTCCCATCGGCGAGACATCGCTGAATGTGTGCACTGGTGGAATAAGCGTGCCGGGCATCGAAGTTCCCTGTTTCGGTGCCGGTGTGAGCAACATCGTAGCCGCGTGTGCAGCACTGACCATTTCCATTGAAACAGACATGGGCGGCACTGGGAATCAGTAA
- a CDS encoding dihydrolipoamide acetyltransferase family protein, with translation MAQEVIMPKWGLTMKEGKLARWLKAEGDTVEAGEALFEVETDKITNSVESPASGVLAQIIVPEGEVAAVQAVLAIIAAPGETPEKVVAAAGSSNEAATQAEADKPEEGGATQTSAGTGEFVKAMPAARKLAEDLQIDLATVSGTGRNGSITMKDVQAVADAPFKNINASPKAIEFARKKGVDLSQVTGTGEDGKITKADILRAMNPAVEQPVQAASAVAQDTIIPMDGVRKLIADNMQASLNNAAQLSVFVELDVTEMVRLRASLLERNKRDKEYRISYNDIISYATCRALKRHPIMNSTIQDDGIHLHGYVNLGIAVAISNGLIVPNVKMADSFTLEELKDKVRDVAGRARKGGLEMDEISGGTFTISNVSMLGVDGFTPILNPPETGILGIGRIVEKPAVKDGEIQIRNMMTLSLTFNHMTTDGAPAMSFLRELGDMLENPGLMIM, from the coding sequence ATGGCTCAAGAAGTGATTATGCCCAAATGGGGCTTAACCATGAAAGAAGGCAAACTCGCTCGCTGGCTCAAAGCCGAAGGAGACACGGTGGAAGCCGGGGAAGCTCTCTTTGAGGTGGAGACCGACAAAATCACCAACTCGGTGGAATCTCCGGCCAGCGGTGTTCTTGCTCAGATCATAGTACCGGAAGGGGAGGTTGCCGCAGTTCAGGCTGTATTGGCAATCATTGCTGCTCCGGGTGAGACACCTGAAAAAGTTGTAGCTGCCGCAGGCAGTTCCAACGAAGCAGCGACTCAGGCGGAAGCGGATAAGCCGGAGGAAGGCGGGGCGACTCAGACTTCTGCAGGCACAGGAGAATTTGTCAAAGCCATGCCTGCAGCCCGCAAGCTTGCTGAAGACCTGCAGATAGATCTCGCAACAGTCTCCGGAACAGGGCGTAACGGTTCCATCACCATGAAAGATGTTCAGGCTGTAGCCGATGCTCCATTCAAGAATATCAACGCCAGCCCGAAAGCTATCGAATTCGCCCGCAAGAAAGGCGTGGATCTCAGTCAGGTTACCGGAACAGGTGAAGACGGCAAAATAACCAAGGCCGATATTCTGCGGGCCATGAACCCTGCAGTCGAGCAACCTGTACAGGCAGCCTCGGCTGTTGCTCAGGATACCATCATCCCCATGGACGGTGTACGCAAGCTTATTGCGGACAACATGCAGGCCAGCCTTAATAATGCGGCTCAGCTTTCCGTTTTCGTGGAGCTTGATGTTACTGAAATGGTCCGGTTGCGCGCGAGCCTGCTTGAGCGCAACAAGCGCGATAAAGAATACCGCATTTCATACAATGATATCATTTCCTATGCGACCTGCCGTGCGCTTAAGCGTCACCCCATCATGAATTCTACCATTCAGGACGACGGCATTCACCTGCATGGTTATGTCAACCTCGGCATCGCGGTGGCCATCTCCAACGGGCTGATCGTTCCCAATGTCAAAATGGCCGACTCCTTCACTCTGGAAGAACTTAAAGACAAAGTTCGCGATGTAGCCGGACGTGCGCGTAAAGGCGGTCTGGAAATGGATGAGATTTCCGGCGGCACATTTACAATCAGTAATGTCAGCATGCTCGGTGTGGACGGTTTTACCCCCATTCTCAATCCGCCGGAAACCGGAATTTTGGGAATAGGCCGGATCGTTGAAAAACCGGCTGTTAAAGACGGTGAAATCCAGATCAGAAATATGATGACCCTTTCCCTGACCTTTAACCATATGACCACGGACGGTGCTCCGGCCATGTCTTTCCTGCGCGAGCTCGGTGACATGCTGGAAAATCCCGGCCTGATGATCATGTAG
- a CDS encoding sigma-54-dependent Fis family transcriptional regulator translates to MHLLIRDGNSFEISPQQSEPSGPVKHPFACSNPKRGPQTDYSQWKRFVEGRDVDLKNLDEAIVDSWNRCKSMNVEHAPRSCWDFLPMSQLEPYTATLEKVCTNVERTAYEAIRGKGLLITFTNAKARVIRTCGDLGVLEQADKLNFGPGANWAEECVGTNAIGTALKTGRPMQVFGEEHFCRSHHSWSCTAAPIIDPHGSIWGCFDISGPVNSDHSKSLELVLQATRSLEQRLCRLYCSELEGHLGTMFSSMFNSVMTGVLSLDKNGTILSANAASETLLGNPWESMRGRHAADFFDYEAFSAKLKRTSLREPVTMHCHANPNLFVRGLTVCSLTGSRLETIVTICETQPTHTRTTVANRVISTNNDHAETTPEGFEHILHSSNCMNQVIRQAARASKTPSTVLLFGESGTGKELFAKGIHKSGPRADKPFIAMNCGAFSEELIQSELFGYRGGSFTGASTKGREGKFQKADKGVLFLDEIAEMPLSQQVKLLRVLEERAVVPIGGTTPKPVDVKIIAATNKDLMQQVKKGLFREDLFYRLNVVGISIPSLRERGNDIIQLAEYHLERMCEDFGINCKGMTDDAQQTLILHDWPGNVRELVNCIEFAVNNMSGVWLEKRHLPPYLLEKAKSGKAIIGAAQKTGFQLKQMEADTIRQALDYHKGNISKTAKALGIGRNTLYAKLDRHHILL, encoded by the coding sequence ATGCATTTACTCATTAGAGATGGTAACAGCTTTGAAATCAGCCCTCAGCAGAGTGAACCGTCCGGTCCTGTTAAACATCCCTTTGCTTGCTCAAATCCCAAGCGAGGGCCGCAGACTGACTATTCACAGTGGAAGAGATTTGTCGAAGGCAGAGATGTCGACCTGAAAAATCTTGATGAAGCCATTGTCGATTCATGGAATAGATGCAAAAGCATGAATGTGGAGCACGCTCCGCGCAGCTGCTGGGATTTTCTGCCCATGTCCCAGTTGGAGCCTTACACCGCTACCCTTGAAAAAGTGTGCACAAACGTTGAGCGGACAGCCTATGAGGCAATCCGGGGCAAAGGACTTCTAATTACTTTCACCAATGCCAAGGCCAGGGTAATCCGCACCTGCGGAGATCTTGGAGTTCTGGAACAGGCCGATAAGCTTAATTTCGGTCCCGGAGCCAATTGGGCCGAGGAATGTGTAGGGACTAATGCCATAGGCACAGCCCTGAAAACAGGCCGCCCCATGCAGGTTTTCGGGGAAGAGCATTTTTGCCGGAGTCACCACAGCTGGAGCTGTACCGCCGCCCCTATCATTGACCCTCACGGCAGTATCTGGGGATGTTTTGATATTTCAGGCCCCGTGAACTCGGATCACAGCAAAAGCCTTGAACTTGTCCTGCAGGCTACAAGGTCCTTAGAACAAAGATTGTGCCGCCTTTACTGCTCTGAGCTTGAAGGACATCTGGGAACGATGTTTTCGTCAATGTTCAATTCTGTCATGACCGGTGTTCTCTCGCTGGACAAAAACGGAACAATACTGAGTGCCAATGCAGCATCGGAAACTTTATTGGGCAACCCGTGGGAATCAATGAGGGGCAGGCATGCAGCAGATTTTTTTGATTACGAAGCCTTCAGCGCAAAACTGAAACGGACTTCATTACGTGAACCGGTAACTATGCATTGCCATGCCAATCCTAATCTTTTTGTACGCGGATTGACTGTATGCAGCCTGACCGGATCCCGCCTTGAAACAATTGTTACCATTTGCGAAACCCAGCCTACCCATACAAGGACCACAGTTGCAAACCGGGTAATTTCAACTAACAATGATCATGCTGAAACCACGCCTGAAGGATTTGAGCATATTCTTCACTCCAGCAACTGTATGAATCAAGTCATCCGTCAGGCAGCACGGGCTTCAAAAACTCCTTCCACTGTCCTGTTATTCGGAGAATCCGGCACGGGAAAAGAATTGTTTGCCAAGGGAATTCACAAATCAGGCCCCCGTGCGGATAAACCTTTTATCGCCATGAACTGCGGGGCTTTTTCAGAAGAGCTTATCCAGAGTGAACTTTTCGGCTACCGTGGTGGTTCTTTTACCGGTGCATCAACGAAAGGCAGGGAAGGCAAATTCCAAAAGGCAGATAAAGGGGTCCTTTTTCTTGATGAAATTGCAGAAATGCCTCTTTCACAGCAGGTAAAACTGCTGAGGGTTCTAGAGGAAAGAGCAGTTGTTCCTATTGGCGGCACAACGCCCAAGCCGGTGGATGTTAAAATCATTGCAGCAACCAACAAGGACTTGATGCAGCAGGTAAAAAAAGGACTCTTTCGCGAGGATCTGTTTTATAGACTGAATGTGGTTGGAATAAGTATTCCTTCGCTACGGGAACGCGGAAATGACATTATCCAGTTGGCTGAATACCATCTTGAGCGTATGTGCGAAGATTTCGGTATCAACTGTAAAGGCATGACTGATGATGCGCAACAAACTCTCATTCTTCATGACTGGCCCGGAAATGTCCGTGAACTGGTTAATTGTATTGAGTTTGCAGTGAACAATATGTCTGGTGTCTGGCTTGAAAAGCGGCACCTACCGCCATATCTGCTTGAAAAAGCTAAAAGCGGCAAGGCGATCATCGGGGCAGCGCAAAAGACGGGTTTCCAACTGAAACAGATGGAAGCAGACACTATCCGGCAGGCTCTCGACTATCATAAAGGTAATATCAGTAAAACAGCTAAGGCCTTGGGAATCGGGAGAAATACATTATATGCGAAGCTGGATCGACATCATATCCTGCTGTGA
- a CDS encoding FAD-binding oxidoreductase: MKKHADVIIIGGGIIGCSTAYYLAKKGKTVIVLEKGKGIGYGGSGRNGGGVRQSGRDKRELPLAMYGVQNLWPNLSEELGMNVEYYQHGNLRLGKNDEHLEILGGLTDVAVSLGLDVKMISGDEVREICPHLSNEVTGASWCQSDGHANPLLTTSAFYKRARQLGVSFLFEQSVLSIKTVAGRARKVVTTNEEFEAEKIVLAAGYESRAISNTVGVDVPMKRVALDTLVTNAQPPMFYQMLGTAMADFYGHQTTHGSFVFGGGSPLDASIKSVANHPQAKATAATCKGILNYIPALKHAKVVRTWVGFIDWCEDKVPVLDHVKGVPGLILACGFSGHGFGIAPSVGTVISEMACDEMPSIDICELGYDRFADRK; this comes from the coding sequence ATGAAAAAGCATGCAGATGTCATCATCATAGGTGGCGGTATTATCGGTTGTTCGACTGCCTATTATTTGGCCAAAAAAGGTAAAACGGTCATCGTTCTGGAGAAAGGAAAGGGTATCGGATATGGCGGTTCCGGGCGTAATGGAGGCGGAGTGCGCCAATCAGGCCGGGACAAAAGAGAGCTGCCTCTGGCCATGTATGGAGTACAGAACCTCTGGCCGAATTTATCCGAAGAGCTTGGGATGAACGTGGAATACTACCAGCATGGAAACCTCCGGCTGGGTAAAAATGATGAGCACCTTGAGATTTTAGGCGGACTTACCGACGTCGCGGTATCCTTGGGGCTTGATGTGAAGATGATAAGTGGCGATGAGGTCAGGGAAATTTGTCCGCATCTTTCTAATGAGGTAACCGGGGCCAGTTGGTGCCAAAGTGACGGTCACGCAAATCCTCTGCTGACAACATCGGCATTTTATAAAAGAGCACGTCAGCTTGGAGTCTCATTCCTCTTTGAGCAAAGTGTACTTTCAATCAAGACGGTTGCGGGCCGGGCGAGAAAGGTTGTCACCACAAATGAGGAGTTCGAGGCGGAAAAAATTGTTCTGGCTGCGGGCTATGAGAGTCGTGCTATCTCAAATACCGTAGGAGTGGATGTTCCCATGAAGCGCGTAGCACTGGACACTCTGGTCACCAATGCCCAGCCGCCCATGTTCTACCAGATGCTTGGGACAGCCATGGCTGATTTTTACGGTCATCAAACGACCCACGGCTCCTTTGTGTTTGGCGGAGGTTCTCCTCTGGATGCCAGCATTAAGAGTGTTGCAAACCATCCCCAGGCAAAAGCTACAGCAGCGACATGCAAAGGGATTCTAAATTATATACCCGCGTTGAAACATGCAAAGGTGGTTCGGACATGGGTCGGTTTCATTGATTGGTGCGAGGATAAAGTTCCGGTCCTTGATCATGTTAAAGGGGTTCCCGGATTGATTCTGGCCTGTGGCTTCTCCGGCCATGGGTTCGGAATCGCTCCTTCCGTTGGCACAGTCATATCCGAAATGGCCTGCGACGAAATGCCTTCCATCGATATCTGTGAACTTGGTTATGATCGGTTTGCTGACAGGAAGTAG
- a CDS encoding NAD(P)/FAD-dependent oxidoreductase, with protein MDKLYDLIIVGAGPGGLAAAVTADKLGLSALVVDEQPEPGGQIYRSIERSLPENAHVLGKDYFAGKQLVDEFRASGAVYMPNNTVWNIEGSFNVDTVVTDTLHRVRARQLLFSVGAVERPVPIPNWTLPGVMGAAAADILFKSADMVPEGPVVLAGSGPLLLLAACHLIDNGVEIAAMVETSGMRDYLKAIPHLPGALRRSSYLFKGLQMKYAVKRAGVPVYTGCRDLSIIGKEQAEGLRFTCRGKKQEVAAATVLLHEGVVPNLRLTQLLNCEHEWYVPQRYWRPVLDQWGQTSVPGISVAGDGGGIFGGQVAEVAGHIAAINIAYQLDKFTDSERDRLAQPYLNKAKHEKLIRPFLDHVFPPNRQALVPPDDETVVCRCEELTAGQIREAIAQGARHPSQIKIQTRAGMGPCQGRMCATTITEMIADSCSLDITTIGLHKTRSPQQSLTIEQFASLELEEGS; from the coding sequence ATGGATAAGCTTTATGATCTGATTATTGTTGGTGCTGGGCCCGGAGGACTTGCGGCTGCGGTCACCGCCGACAAATTGGGCCTTTCGGCTCTGGTGGTAGATGAGCAGCCCGAACCCGGAGGTCAAATATATCGTTCAATTGAAAGGAGTCTCCCGGAAAACGCCCATGTTCTTGGCAAGGATTATTTCGCAGGCAAGCAGTTGGTTGACGAGTTTCGTGCTTCAGGTGCTGTCTATATGCCGAACAACACTGTCTGGAATATCGAAGGCTCATTCAATGTTGACACTGTAGTCACAGACACACTGCATCGAGTGCGTGCGCGTCAACTATTGTTCAGCGTCGGGGCAGTGGAACGACCGGTTCCGATTCCTAACTGGACGCTTCCCGGAGTTATGGGTGCCGCAGCAGCTGACATTCTGTTCAAGTCAGCAGATATGGTGCCTGAAGGTCCTGTTGTCCTGGCAGGCAGCGGACCGCTGTTGCTGCTGGCAGCCTGCCACCTTATTGATAACGGAGTTGAGATTGCCGCAATGGTCGAAACATCCGGTATGCGAGATTATCTTAAGGCGATCCCCCATCTGCCCGGGGCACTGCGTCGAAGCAGCTACCTTTTTAAAGGTTTACAGATGAAATACGCGGTTAAACGCGCAGGCGTGCCGGTGTACACAGGGTGCCGCGATCTTTCTATAATCGGCAAGGAACAGGCTGAAGGTTTGCGTTTTACCTGCCGTGGTAAAAAGCAGGAAGTGGCCGCAGCAACTGTTCTGTTGCACGAAGGGGTAGTCCCGAATCTGCGTCTTACCCAACTGCTCAATTGTGAGCACGAATGGTACGTTCCGCAGCGGTACTGGAGACCTGTGCTTGATCAGTGGGGGCAGACGAGTGTTCCCGGTATTTCTGTAGCTGGCGACGGCGGCGGAATTTTCGGTGGACAGGTTGCGGAAGTAGCAGGCCATATCGCTGCAATCAACATTGCCTATCAGCTGGATAAATTTACTGATTCGGAACGTGACCGTTTGGCTCAGCCGTATCTGAACAAGGCCAAACACGAAAAGTTGATTCGCCCATTTCTCGACCATGTCTTTCCACCCAACCGGCAGGCGCTGGTTCCCCCTGATGATGAAACCGTTGTCTGTCGCTGTGAAGAATTGACAGCAGGACAAATCCGGGAAGCCATAGCACAGGGAGCACGCCATCCTTCTCAGATCAAAATACAGACACGAGCCGGGATGGGCCCTTGTCAGGGGCGAATGTGCGCAACAACCATTACCGAAATGATTGCAGATAGTTGCTCGCTTGATATTACAACGATTGGTTTGCATAAGACCAGATCTCCTCAACAGTCATTGACCATTGAACAATTTGCAAGTCTGGAATTGGAAGAGGGCAGTTGA
- a CDS encoding (2Fe-2S)-binding protein, translating to MLKRLHENRSEEDLVTIIFEGEELKVPAMDTVIAAVMAAGAGYNRTSPISGEHRSAYCHMGVCYECLMEIDGIPNQQACKIQVRDGMVINRQYSNKDIANG from the coding sequence ATGTTGAAAAGGTTGCATGAAAATAGGTCAGAAGAAGATCTAGTGACCATTATATTTGAAGGCGAGGAGCTGAAAGTTCCGGCAATGGATACCGTTATAGCCGCGGTTATGGCGGCCGGGGCAGGTTATAATCGGACTTCGCCAATCAGTGGCGAACACCGTTCTGCATACTGCCATATGGGCGTATGCTACGAATGCCTCATGGAAATTGATGGAATCCCCAATCAACAGGCCTGCAAAATTCAGGTGCGGGACGGTATGGTAATCAATCGACAGTACTCCAACAAGGATATAGCAAATGGATAA